The genomic DNA ACACCGTTGTTCCGGGCATCACCGTTCCGCAGGACGCGACCGACATCGTCTTCACGAGCTCCGGCCAGGTGATGGTGCGCATCGGCAACGACCCCGCCATGCAGGAAATCGGCCAGCTGACGATCGCCAACTTCGTCAACGAGGCGGGCCTCGAGCCGCAGGGCGAAAACCTCTTCAAGCAGACGCCGGCCTCCGGCGACGCGATCGTCGGCACGCCTGCCGATCCGGGCTTCGCGCAGATCAAGCAGAAGTATCTCGAAGCGTCCAACGTCGATCCGGTCAAGGAAATCACCGACCTGATCTCGGCGCAGCGCGCCTACGAGATGAACTCCAAGATCATTCAGGCCGCCGATGAAATGGCGGCCACGGTGAGCAAGAACCTCAGGTAACGAAAGAGGGGGCAAACATGACGTTTCGCCGATCCGCAGACATCAAGGCTTCGAAGGCCGGCCGCGCCAGCGCGCGGCGGCTGGTGGCTGGCGCGCTCTTCGCCGCCGCTTTCCTGTTGCCTTCGGCAGGTTATGCGGAACGGTTGACGGCGGTGATCCCCACGCAGACCATCTATCCGGGCGAAACCGTCGATGCGAGCCGCGTCGAAGTCGTCGACGTCACCAACCCTGATCTCGCCGACGGCTACATCAGAACCCTGGGCGAGATCGACGGCAAGGTCACCAAGCGCACGCTTCTTCCCGGCCGGGTGATCTTGGCGAGCGCGCTTCGCGAGCAATATGCCGTCGAGCGCGGTTCGACCGTGCGCCTCGTCTTTAGCAATGGCGGCCTGACCATCAGCGCTGCCGGATCGCCGCTCCAGGACGCCGCCGTCGGCGAACTGATCCGGGCGCGCAACATCGATACCGGCGTCATCGTTTCCGGAACGGTGATGGCCGACGGCACTGTCCATGTGGTGGCGAAATGAAAATGCTTGCATGCAAATGGTTCCTGTCGCTGGCTGTCGCGTTCTCCATGGCGCTGACGCCCGCCTTCGGCGCATCCAGGATCAAGGACGTCGCCTCGCTTCAGGCGGGCCGTGACAACCAGCTTATCGGATACGGCCTCGTCGTCGGCCTGCAGGGCACGGGCGACAGCCTGCGCTCGTCGCCGTTCACCGACCAGTCGATCCGCGCGATGCTGCAAAATCTCGGCATCTCCACCCAGGGCGGCGAGTCCCGGACGCGCAACGTCGCGGCCGTACTGGTGACGGCGAACCTGCCGCCTTTCGCCAGCCCCGGCAGCCGCGTCGACGTGACCGTCGGCTCGCTCGGCGACAGCACGTCGCTGCGCGGCGGCACGCTGGTCATGACCTCGCTTTCGGGTGCAGACGGCCAGATCTATGCGGTCGCGCAAGGCTCCGTCGTCGTCACCGGCTTCAACGCGCAGGGCGACGCCGCAACCCTCAACCAGGGTGTCACGACGTCCGGTCGCGTGCCGAACGGCGCCATCATCGAGCGTGAGCTGCCGTCGAAGTTCAAGGACGGCTTCAACCTCGTGCTGCAGCTGCGCAATCCTGATTTCTCGACCGCCGTCGGCATGGCCGCAGCGATCAACAAATACGCGGCCCAGCAATATGGCGGCCGCATTGCGGAAGCGCGCGACAGCCAGGCCGTTCTCGTCGAAAAGCCGAAGATGGCGGACCTCGCGCGGCTGATGGCCGACATCGAAAACATCGTCATCGAGACCGACGTGCCTGCGCGCGTCGTCATCAACGAACGCACCGGCACGATCGTCATCGGCCAGGATGTCCGGGTCAACGAGGTGGCGGTCAGCTACGGAACATTGACCGTGGAAGTCAGCGAGACGCCGACAGTGGTGCAGCCGCTGCCCTTCTCGCGCGGGCAGACGGTGATGGAACCGAACACGACGATCAACGCGCAGTCCGACGGCGGCACGGTGGCGATCCTCAACGGTTCGAGCCTTCGCTCGCTCGTCGCCGGACTCAACAACATCGGCGTCAAGCCGGACGGCATCATCGCCATCCTGCAGAGCATCAAGACGGCCGGTGCCCTCCAGGCGGAGCTCGTGCTGCAATGATCGCAAACGACAATCATTCTCTCGGCCGGACCCGCAGGCTGCTGCTCGCCGCGGCGGCTGTCGCGTCCATGCTTTCGATGCCGGGCGCCTTTGCCCAGGACGTCACGGCGCCGCCCGCAAGCGACGCGACCCAGAACGAGATCCAGCAGTTCTGCACCAACATCGCCGACGCCGCGCGCGACCAGCGTTATGTGCTGCAGCGCAAGGATCTCGAAACGCTGCAGGCAAGCATCGACGAGCGCATCGCCACGCTCGAAAAGCGCCGCGAGGAATACGAAGACTGGCTGAACCGCCGCAACGATTTCCTGAAACAGGCGGAACTCAACCTCGTCGGCATCTACAAGACGATGAAGCCGGACGCAGCCGCCGGCAAGCTTGAGATGGTGAGGCCCGAGATTGCCGCCGCCATCGTCATGCAGCTGCCACCGCGCCAGTCATCGCTGATCCTGAGCGAAATGAGCGATGAGAAGGCGGCGATCCTTACCAACATCATCTCGAGCGCCAGCGACCCGAACACCTCGAAGGAACCATCATGAAAACGCGTCTAACGGCTATACTGACCGGGGCCGCCCTCCTTGCGGGATGTCAGAACCAAGCGCTCAACGAAATCGGCCGCGCGCCGTCGATGAGCCCGATCGGCAGCGGTCTGCAATATTCGCAGACGCCGCAGCTCGCCATGTATCCGAAGCAGCCGCGCCAGATGGTGAATGGCTATTCGTTGTGGAACGACCAGCAGGCAGCGCTCTTCAAGGACGCGCGCGCGATCAATGTCGGCGATATCCTGACGGTCGACATCAAGATCAACGAAGGCGCAACCTTCGACAACAAGACGGACCGTAGCCGCAAGAACTCGAGTGGCTTCAACGTCGGCGCCAGCGGCAAGTCTCAGACGAGCGATTTCGGCTGGTCCGGCGACCTGAAATACGGCTCGAATACCAAGACCGAAGGTGACGGCACGACGGAGCGTTCGGAAAAGCTGCGGGTGCTCGTTGCCGCCGTTGTCACCGGCGTTCTCGAAAACGGCAACCTGTTGATCAGCGGTTCGCAAGAAGTGCGGGTCAACCACGAGCTGCGCATCCTGAACGTCGCCGGTATCGTCCGGCCGCGGGACGTCGATGCCGACAACGTCATCTCCTACGACCGCATCGCCGAGGCGCGCATCTCCTATGGCGGCCGTGGTCGCCTGACCGAAGTGCAGCAGCCGCCCTACGGCCAGCAGTTCATGGATCTATTTTCGCCGATCTGATCGGCAGGGAACGGCAAGATGGAAGAACTCGATTCCAACGCTCCGAAGCCGCCGTCGAAGGTGCTGACCATCGCGGCCATCGCCGTGCTGACGCTGCTTGCCGGCGGCGGCGGCTGGCTGGTGGGCGGCCTGCTCGCACCACCGCCTCCGAAGGAGCAGGTGGAAGCGACCAAGGAGCCGGCCGCCAATGCGACCGGCGAAGAAGGCCTGCCGAAGGTAGCGACCGAAGCGAACGGCGTCGTCCAGCTCGACCCGATCACCACCAACCTTGCCTATCCCTCTGAAAACTGGATCCGCCTGGAAGTGGCGCTGCAGTTCGACGGCCTGCCTGACCCCAAACTCGCCGAGCAGATCCACCAGGATATCGCCGCCTACCTGAAAACCGTTTCCCTGCAACAAATCCAGGGACCACGCGGCTTTCAATATCTCCGGGATGACATCCAGGAGCGGGTTGACCTGCGCTCCGATGGGCGCGTAACCAATGTGATGTTCAGAACCTTCGTCATCCAATGATTCGATAAATGGTCCGGCTAGTCGCCTTTATAGTTGCCATGATGGCGATGTCCGGTATTGCCGGCGCCCAGAGCTTCCCCTCTGATATCCTGAATACGCCTATCGACGGCTCTGCCGCCTCGTGGATCATCCGCACCTTCGGTCTTCTGACCGTGCTGTCGGTGGCCCCCGGCATCCTGATCATGGTCACCAGCTTTCCGCGCTTCGTGATTGCCTTTGCGATCCTGCGCACCGGCATGGGCCTGGCGACCACGCCATCCAACATGATCATGGTTTCGCTGGCGCTGTTCATGACCTTCTATGTCATGGGGCCGACCTTCGATCGCGCCTGGCGGGACGGCATCGACCCGCTGATGAAGAACCAGATCA from Ensifer adhaerens includes the following:
- the flgA gene encoding flagellar basal body P-ring formation chaperone FlgA is translated as MTFRRSADIKASKAGRASARRLVAGALFAAAFLLPSAGYAERLTAVIPTQTIYPGETVDASRVEVVDVTNPDLADGYIRTLGEIDGKVTKRTLLPGRVILASALREQYAVERGSTVRLVFSNGGLTISAAGSPLQDAAVGELIRARNIDTGVIVSGTVMADGTVHVVAK
- a CDS encoding flagellar basal body P-ring protein FlgI encodes the protein MKMLACKWFLSLAVAFSMALTPAFGASRIKDVASLQAGRDNQLIGYGLVVGLQGTGDSLRSSPFTDQSIRAMLQNLGISTQGGESRTRNVAAVLVTANLPPFASPGSRVDVTVGSLGDSTSLRGGTLVMTSLSGADGQIYAVAQGSVVVTGFNAQGDAATLNQGVTTSGRVPNGAIIERELPSKFKDGFNLVLQLRNPDFSTAVGMAAAINKYAAQQYGGRIAEARDSQAVLVEKPKMADLARLMADIENIVIETDVPARVVINERTGTIVIGQDVRVNEVAVSYGTLTVEVSETPTVVQPLPFSRGQTVMEPNTTINAQSDGGTVAILNGSSLRSLVAGLNNIGVKPDGIIAILQSIKTAGALQAELVLQ
- a CDS encoding MotE family protein, giving the protein MIANDNHSLGRTRRLLLAAAAVASMLSMPGAFAQDVTAPPASDATQNEIQQFCTNIADAARDQRYVLQRKDLETLQASIDERIATLEKRREEYEDWLNRRNDFLKQAELNLVGIYKTMKPDAAAGKLEMVRPEIAAAIVMQLPPRQSSLILSEMSDEKAAILTNIISSASDPNTSKEPS
- the flgH gene encoding flagellar basal body L-ring protein FlgH, with amino-acid sequence MKTRLTAILTGAALLAGCQNQALNEIGRAPSMSPIGSGLQYSQTPQLAMYPKQPRQMVNGYSLWNDQQAALFKDARAINVGDILTVDIKINEGATFDNKTDRSRKNSSGFNVGASGKSQTSDFGWSGDLKYGSNTKTEGDGTTERSEKLRVLVAAVVTGVLENGNLLISGSQEVRVNHELRILNVAGIVRPRDVDADNVISYDRIAEARISYGGRGRLTEVQQPPYGQQFMDLFSPI
- a CDS encoding flagellar basal body-associated FliL family protein — protein: MEELDSNAPKPPSKVLTIAAIAVLTLLAGGGGWLVGGLLAPPPPKEQVEATKEPAANATGEEGLPKVATEANGVVQLDPITTNLAYPSENWIRLEVALQFDGLPDPKLAEQIHQDIAAYLKTVSLQQIQGPRGFQYLRDDIQERVDLRSDGRVTNVMFRTFVIQ